A genome region from Methanolinea sp. includes the following:
- a CDS encoding NAD-dependent epimerase/dehydratase family protein, whose protein sequence is MACVVTGGAGFIGSHLVDALVARGEQVCVIDSLVTGSERNIAGHIAGGRVRLVREDLLGDGWQDCLSGAERVWHLAADPDVRAGALSPESQVQNNILATWRVLEAMRAAGVPEIAFTSTSTVYGDARIIPTPEDYAPLEPVSVYGATKLSCEALISAYCHSFGMRSWIFRFANIVGARSSHGVIHDFIRKLSENPKRLEILGDGRQKKSYLEVTACVEAMIYAADHSSGTVNTFNIGSEDWIDVRTIADLVAEGMGLSGVEYVFTGGERGWVGDVPRMQLSVEKLKALGWHPPLGSRESVKKAISAILE, encoded by the coding sequence ATGGCCTGCGTCGTGACGGGGGGTGCGGGATTCATCGGCTCGCACCTCGTGGACGCTCTCGTGGCCCGCGGGGAGCAGGTCTGCGTCATCGACTCGCTCGTGACGGGATCCGAGCGGAACATCGCGGGCCACATCGCGGGGGGGAGGGTCCGGCTCGTGAGGGAGGATCTCCTCGGGGACGGCTGGCAGGACTGCCTCTCCGGGGCAGAGAGGGTGTGGCACCTCGCGGCCGATCCCGACGTCCGGGCGGGCGCGCTCTCCCCGGAGTCGCAGGTCCAGAACAATATCCTCGCGACGTGGCGTGTCCTCGAGGCGATGCGCGCGGCCGGGGTGCCCGAGATCGCTTTCACCTCGACGTCCACGGTGTACGGGGACGCGAGGATTATCCCGACGCCGGAGGATTACGCTCCCCTCGAGCCCGTTTCCGTGTACGGGGCGACGAAACTCTCCTGCGAGGCTCTGATATCCGCGTACTGCCATAGCTTCGGGATGAGGTCGTGGATATTCCGGTTCGCAAACATCGTCGGGGCGAGGAGTTCCCACGGCGTCATCCACGACTTCATCAGGAAACTCTCCGAGAACCCAAAGAGGCTCGAGATCCTCGGCGACGGCAGGCAGAAGAAGTCGTACCTCGAGGTGACGGCCTGCGTGGAGGCGATGATCTACGCGGCCGACCACTCCTCGGGAACCGTGAACACCTTCAACATCGGCTCGGAGGACTGGATCGACGTCCGCACGATCGCGGACCTCGTCGCCGAGGGCATGGGTCTCTCCGGTGTCGAGTACGTGTTCACCGGCGGGGAGCGCGGGTGGGTGGGCGACGTCCCCCGGATGCAGCTCTCGGTCGAAAAGCTGAAGGCGCTCGGGTGGCACCCGCCCCTCGGGTCGCGGGAGAGCGTAAAAAAGGCAATCTCTGCCATACTGGAGTAG
- a CDS encoding small multi-drug export protein gives MDVVSALVVVVLGALPFFEARYAIPLAILYGFPPATAFALGIAGNLLPVVPLLLLLDPVSGWLRARSRAMDRFFSWLFSRTGRHEAMVRRYGAPALFLFVAMPVPVTGTWTGCAAAFVFRVRFRDALAAIAAGAVVAALITTLPVLGLMELFGGA, from the coding sequence ATGGACGTCGTCTCGGCCCTCGTCGTCGTGGTTCTCGGTGCGCTCCCGTTCTTCGAGGCGCGGTACGCGATCCCCCTCGCCATCCTCTACGGCTTTCCCCCCGCGACCGCGTTCGCGCTCGGCATCGCGGGCAACCTCCTCCCCGTCGTTCCCCTGCTCCTCCTCCTCGACCCCGTCTCGGGATGGCTCCGCGCCCGTTCCCGCGCGATGGACAGGTTCTTCTCGTGGCTCTTTTCGAGGACGGGGCGCCACGAGGCGATGGTGCGGCGCTACGGGGCTCCCGCCCTCTTCCTCTTCGTGGCGATGCCGGTCCCCGTCACGGGCACGTGGACCGGCTGCGCCGCGGCCTTCGTGTTCCGGGTCCGTTTCAGGGACGCCCTCGCGGCGATAGCAGCAGGGGCAGTGGTGGCGGCCCTCATCACCACCCTCCCCGTGCTCGGGTTGATGGAACTCTTCGGGGGAGCGTGA
- a CDS encoding cofactor-independent phosphoglycerate mutase, with the protein MGEKKFVVVVGDGMADEPLDELGGETPLEHARTPHMDSIAREGCCGMLRTIPPGCEPGSDIANLSILGYDPRVYYTGRGPLEAASMGIPLGPSEIAYRCNLVTITDGIMRDFSAGHISSAEGAALLSALGERVRPARLFPGVSYRNVLVVPGARGARTVPPHDIVGQEIAPHLPAGEDAGVLLSCIEASARVFDGHPVNLSRVSRGLPPATHVWPWSGGRTPSLPPFEEKYGVRGGMISAVDLLRGIARCARMEVIIVPGATGYLDTDYHAKARYALDALRRLDFVYVHVEAPDEAGHLGSLEEKIRAIERLDGMIGEILRGCRARVAVLPDHPTPLRTRTHSAEPVPFAILGAGRDGCRSFCEREAACGSLGTLDGPRFLSLFLGAEGP; encoded by the coding sequence ATGGGAGAGAAAAAGTTCGTCGTGGTCGTGGGCGACGGGATGGCCGACGAGCCCCTCGACGAGCTCGGGGGGGAGACTCCCCTCGAGCACGCTCGGACTCCCCACATGGATTCCATCGCGCGCGAGGGGTGCTGCGGGATGCTCCGCACGATCCCCCCCGGCTGCGAACCCGGCTCGGACATCGCGAACCTCTCGATCCTCGGGTACGACCCGAGGGTGTACTACACCGGGAGGGGACCCCTCGAGGCCGCGAGCATGGGGATACCGCTCGGGCCGTCCGAGATTGCATACCGGTGCAACCTCGTCACGATCACGGACGGGATCATGAGGGACTTTTCCGCCGGGCACATCTCGAGCGCGGAGGGGGCAGCCCTCCTCTCTGCCCTCGGGGAGAGGGTCAGGCCGGCCCGCCTCTTCCCCGGCGTGAGCTACCGGAATGTCCTCGTCGTCCCCGGCGCCCGCGGGGCAAGGACCGTCCCTCCCCACGACATCGTGGGCCAGGAGATCGCGCCCCACCTCCCGGCCGGCGAAGACGCGGGAGTCCTCCTCTCCTGCATCGAGGCTTCCGCGCGCGTGTTCGACGGCCACCCCGTCAACCTCTCCCGGGTATCGCGCGGCCTTCCCCCCGCGACCCACGTCTGGCCGTGGAGCGGCGGCCGCACCCCCAGCCTCCCCCCGTTCGAGGAGAAGTACGGGGTGCGCGGCGGCATGATCTCGGCGGTCGACCTCCTGCGGGGTATCGCGCGGTGCGCGCGGATGGAAGTGATAATCGTGCCTGGCGCGACCGGGTACCTCGACACCGATTACCACGCGAAGGCCCGCTACGCGCTCGACGCGCTCCGCCGGCTCGACTTCGTCTACGTCCACGTCGAGGCCCCCGACGAGGCGGGGCACCTCGGCAGCCTCGAGGAGAAGATCCGGGCAATAGAGAGGCTTGACGGGATGATCGGCGAGATCCTCCGCGGCTGCAGGGCGCGGGTCGCGGTCCTCCCCGACCACCCGACACCGCTCCGGACGCGCACGCATTCCGCCGAGCCCGTCCCGTTCGCGATCCTCGGTGCAGGGCGCGACGGGTGCCGCTCCTTCTGCGAGAGGGAGGCGGCCTGCGGCTCGCTCGGCACCCTCGACGGTCCACGGTTCCTCTCCCTCTTCCTCGGCGCCGAGGGTCCCTGA
- a CDS encoding beta-ribofuranosylaminobenzene 5'-phosphate synthase — MKEFSLCDDLEKVAGPLSPLQRVLLGTDGSVTRLLELACGAPVAIVTRLQEVIPADDEVAERLQIHPGDEVNHRIVELVDTRSGETLIYAESYTPLSRLSPSFRDDLMRADIPIGKILEHHRLETRREIMGVSAGPRSPEVAKAFGLGGNPLFLSRRYRIIHRDLPLMHIEETFPASRFSGERHVVVRAPSRIHLGLLDMNGSLGRVDGGIGIALAEPGIVLSARRGSGFSVTGGDADAQHRVLAAARAVATALKLPGGAEFTLRSIYPGHVGLGRGTQLALSAATALCTLYHQACTPREAARMTGRGGTSGIGTAAFALGGFICDGGHSLGDGGDKSAFLPSSASRGVRPPEVTVRHPFPEGWKIILAIPRAAGGASGNVERDVFASHCPVPLEEVRELSHIVLVALLPALVEGDIELFGRAVERMQDLGFKRVENMLAPPVTRELREAMRDAGAAGAGLSSFGPTVFGFAEGDAGEIERACREVLDRAGGGETICTRACNTGAQVTVT, encoded by the coding sequence ATGAAGGAATTCTCCCTGTGCGACGACCTCGAGAAGGTCGCGGGGCCCCTCTCTCCCCTCCAGCGCGTCCTCCTCGGGACCGACGGGTCGGTCACGCGGCTGCTCGAGCTTGCCTGCGGCGCACCCGTCGCGATCGTGACGAGGCTCCAGGAGGTCATCCCCGCCGACGACGAGGTCGCCGAGAGGCTCCAGATCCACCCGGGCGACGAGGTGAACCACAGGATCGTCGAGCTCGTGGACACGCGCTCCGGCGAGACGCTCATCTACGCCGAGTCCTACACGCCCCTCTCGAGGCTCTCGCCCTCCTTCCGCGACGACCTCATGCGCGCGGACATCCCCATCGGCAAGATCCTCGAGCACCACAGGCTCGAGACCCGCCGCGAGATCATGGGGGTCTCCGCGGGGCCGAGGTCGCCGGAGGTCGCAAAGGCCTTCGGCCTCGGCGGGAACCCCCTCTTCCTCTCGCGCAGGTACAGGATCATCCACAGGGACCTCCCGCTCATGCACATCGAGGAGACCTTCCCCGCGTCGCGCTTCTCGGGCGAGCGGCACGTCGTCGTCCGTGCCCCCTCGCGCATCCACCTCGGGCTCCTCGACATGAACGGGAGCCTCGGCCGCGTGGACGGCGGGATCGGGATTGCGCTCGCCGAGCCGGGGATCGTCCTCTCCGCCCGCCGGGGCAGCGGTTTCTCGGTGACGGGGGGCGACGCGGACGCTCAACACCGCGTCCTCGCGGCAGCCCGGGCCGTCGCGACGGCGCTCAAGCTCCCCGGCGGGGCCGAGTTCACGCTCCGGTCGATCTACCCCGGCCACGTCGGCCTCGGCCGCGGGACGCAGCTTGCGCTCTCCGCGGCAACTGCCCTCTGCACGCTGTACCACCAGGCCTGCACGCCGCGCGAGGCCGCGCGCATGACGGGGAGGGGGGGGACGTCCGGGATCGGGACGGCTGCATTCGCGCTCGGCGGGTTCATATGCGACGGCGGCCACAGCCTCGGTGACGGGGGGGACAAGTCGGCGTTCCTCCCTTCCTCCGCGTCGCGCGGCGTGAGGCCCCCCGAGGTGACCGTGCGGCACCCGTTCCCCGAGGGCTGGAAGATCATCCTCGCCATCCCCCGCGCCGCCGGAGGGGCGAGCGGAAACGTGGAGAGGGACGTCTTTGCCTCGCACTGCCCGGTCCCCCTCGAGGAGGTCCGGGAGCTCTCCCACATCGTCCTCGTCGCGCTCCTCCCCGCCCTCGTCGAGGGTGACATCGAGCTCTTCGGCAGGGCAGTGGAGAGGATGCAGGACCTCGGGTTCAAGAGGGTCGAGAACATGCTCGCGCCGCCCGTCACGCGGGAGCTGCGGGAGGCGATGCGCGACGCGGGCGCCGCGGGTGCAGGCTTGAGCTCGTTTGGACCCACCGTCTTTGGCTTTGCCGAGGGGGACGCGGGCGAGATCGAGCGGGCCTGCAGGGAGGTCCTCGACCGCGCCGGGGGTGGCGAGACGATCTGCACGCGCGCGTGCAACACGGGGGCGCAGGTGACCGTGACGTGA
- a CDS encoding ORC1-type DNA replication protein gives MGSLKKNLLMWDETLFRDPEVFEIDYVPEQFNFRETQMRELSFQIRPALKGGRPLNTVCRGLPGTGKTTSVRKLFAEIEEVTKKIVPVHVNCQIDNTKFSIFAQVYRKLSGHLPPSSGTSFKQVFDAIARILQKEEQVLLVALDDANYLLYENEFNRVLYSLLRSYEVYPGLRTGVIVIMSDLDIDLARVVDARVSSVFRPTEIYFPPYTVDEVRQIIGERVMQGLYPGCLSPEMFDLVVEQTQKSGDLRVGIDLLKRAGLNAEKRASRKIEREDICSAYEVSRYIHLAATVKTLRPEEKAVLATLARHAEGGGEMHAGDVYKAVREKSGMGYTRFYEIIRKLDAMRLVNLEYRDGKGRTRVITLRYNPAKICEYIS, from the coding sequence ATGGGCAGCCTGAAGAAGAACCTCCTCATGTGGGACGAGACCCTCTTTCGCGACCCCGAGGTCTTCGAGATCGACTACGTGCCCGAGCAGTTCAACTTCCGCGAGACGCAGATGAGGGAACTCTCCTTCCAGATCAGGCCCGCGCTGAAGGGGGGGCGGCCGCTCAACACGGTCTGCAGGGGCCTCCCGGGCACGGGGAAGACGACGAGCGTGAGGAAGCTCTTCGCCGAGATCGAGGAGGTGACGAAGAAGATCGTGCCCGTCCACGTCAACTGCCAGATCGACAACACGAAGTTCTCCATATTCGCGCAGGTGTACAGGAAACTCTCCGGGCACCTCCCCCCCTCGTCGGGGACATCGTTCAAGCAGGTCTTCGACGCGATCGCGAGGATCCTCCAGAAGGAGGAACAGGTCCTCCTCGTCGCCCTCGACGACGCGAATTACCTCCTCTACGAGAACGAGTTCAACAGGGTCCTCTACTCGCTCCTCCGCTCCTACGAGGTCTACCCCGGTCTCCGCACGGGGGTGATCGTCATCATGAGCGACTTGGACATCGACCTCGCGCGCGTCGTCGACGCGAGGGTATCCTCCGTGTTCCGGCCGACGGAGATCTACTTCCCGCCCTACACGGTGGACGAAGTGAGGCAGATCATCGGGGAACGCGTGATGCAGGGCCTCTACCCCGGCTGCCTCTCCCCGGAAATGTTCGACCTCGTCGTGGAGCAGACACAGAAGAGCGGGGACCTCCGCGTCGGAATCGACCTCCTCAAGCGCGCCGGCCTGAACGCGGAGAAGAGGGCGAGTCGCAAGATCGAGCGGGAAGACATCTGCAGCGCGTACGAGGTCTCGCGGTACATCCACCTCGCCGCCACAGTAAAGACCCTCCGCCCGGAGGAGAAGGCGGTTCTCGCCACGCTCGCCCGCCACGCGGAGGGCGGGGGCGAGATGCACGCGGGGGACGTGTACAAGGCGGTACGGGAGAAGTCCGGGATGGGGTACACACGGTTCTACGAGATCATCAGGAAGCTGGACGCGATGCGCCTCGTGAACCTCGAGTACCGAGACGGGAAGGGTCGCACGCGGGTCATCACGCTCCGTTACAATCCGGCGAAAATCTGCGAGTATATCTCCTGA
- the mch gene encoding methenyltetrahydromethanopterin cyclohydrolase, with translation MLSVNELALEIFENLAEYAEEFNATYHELDNGARIIDCGVSTRGGYAAGRAFTEICMGGLGEVNFRMGSIRDIPVPFIDVFTDFPSIACLGSQKAGWTIKHNNYFAMGSGPARALSLKPKHTYEVIEYEDDFDSAVIALESDHLPNAQVMEKIAEDCHVDVANVCAVVAPTSSIVGSIQVSGRCVETAVYKLNELHFDTRKITAAIGTAPIPPVRGPKLAMGVTNDATIYHGRIMLTVKAPEIREYLEKIPSNKSKGYGKPFNEIFKEAGYDFYKIDTSLFSPAEVVINEITEGVVYHCGGVNPEVTLKSFGLL, from the coding sequence GTGCTCAGCGTGAATGAACTTGCTCTCGAGATATTTGAAAACCTGGCGGAATACGCAGAGGAATTCAACGCCACGTACCACGAATTGGATAACGGGGCCCGGATCATCGACTGTGGCGTGAGCACCCGCGGGGGCTACGCCGCGGGGCGGGCCTTCACAGAAATCTGCATGGGGGGACTCGGCGAGGTCAATTTCCGGATGGGGTCCATAAGGGACATCCCCGTCCCTTTCATCGACGTGTTCACGGATTTCCCCTCCATCGCGTGCCTTGGCTCGCAGAAGGCCGGGTGGACCATCAAGCACAACAATTACTTCGCGATGGGCAGCGGTCCCGCGAGAGCGCTCTCCCTCAAGCCGAAGCACACGTACGAGGTCATCGAGTACGAGGATGACTTCGATTCTGCGGTGATTGCCCTCGAGAGCGACCATCTCCCCAACGCCCAAGTGATGGAGAAGATCGCCGAGGACTGCCACGTGGATGTGGCAAACGTCTGTGCCGTGGTTGCCCCGACATCGTCGATCGTCGGATCCATCCAGGTCTCCGGCCGGTGCGTGGAGACCGCGGTGTACAAGCTGAACGAACTCCACTTCGACACGCGGAAGATCACCGCGGCGATTGGCACGGCGCCGATACCCCCCGTCAGGGGGCCGAAACTCGCGATGGGTGTCACGAACGACGCGACCATCTACCATGGCCGCATCATGCTCACGGTGAAGGCGCCCGAGATCCGCGAGTACCTCGAGAAGATCCCGAGCAACAAGTCGAAGGGGTACGGGAAGCCGTTCAATGAGATCTTCAAGGAAGCGGGGTACGACTTCTACAAGATCGATACCTCGCTCTTCTCCCCCGCCGAGGTCGTCATCAACGAGATCACGGAGGGCGTGGTGTACCACTGCGGCGGGGTGAATCCCGAGGTGACCCTGAAGTCCTTCGGTCTCCTCTGA
- a CDS encoding class I SAM-dependent methyltransferase, whose protein sequence is MRARLVTGSVEDPYRDPYREAWEEEYARKGRIYGRVTRDLPWPGPGTRVLDVGCGDCRGLHCLGGPELRKYFACYVGIDHARAALRSCRKISSRAPGVHVVLGNGMRLPFRDGSFDMVFLVHVLGHVLLADRMRMAREAARVARMGGEVFVRVFSLSDFRAGRGEEVEEGTRVRGTGIPTHFFSRDEICDLFPDLSPVTLREVSWMMGVGKGQRKRAEIEGLFARSP, encoded by the coding sequence TTGCGCGCGAGGCTGGTGACCGGGAGCGTGGAAGATCCATACCGGGATCCATACCGGGAAGCGTGGGAAGAAGAATACGCGCGGAAGGGTCGCATCTACGGGCGGGTCACAAGGGACCTCCCGTGGCCCGGCCCCGGCACGCGGGTCCTCGACGTGGGGTGCGGTGACTGCAGGGGTCTCCACTGCCTCGGCGGTCCGGAGCTCCGCAAATATTTTGCCTGCTACGTGGGGATCGACCACGCGAGGGCTGCGCTCCGGTCCTGCCGGAAGATCTCCTCCCGTGCACCGGGCGTCCACGTGGTCCTCGGGAACGGGATGCGCTTACCCTTCCGGGACGGGTCCTTCGACATGGTCTTCCTCGTCCACGTCCTCGGGCACGTGCTCCTCGCCGATAGAATGCGCATGGCACGCGAGGCTGCCCGCGTCGCGAGGATGGGGGGAGAGGTATTCGTCAGGGTTTTTTCCCTCTCCGATTTCCGCGCGGGACGGGGCGAGGAGGTCGAGGAGGGGACCCGGGTGAGGGGGACGGGGATTCCCACCCACTTCTTCTCCCGCGACGAGATCTGCGACCTCTTTCCCGATCTCTCCCCCGTCACGCTCCGCGAGGTCTCGTGGATGATGGGTGTCGGGAAGGGGCAGAGAAAGCGGGCGGAAATAGAGGGACTCTTTGCGAGGTCCCCCTGA
- a CDS encoding FKBP-type peptidyl-prolyl cis-trans isomerase, with product MERGWNKTQGTHREAALPFACIALALVLMLAVAASGCTAAEKTPARGAAPGDTVRVTYRMAFPGSAPFESNENATPLEFVLGSGVMIEGFDRAIVGMHPGETRTVLIPAELGYGPRDEKKVGVVSTPLLTRKLDELEQNGTFTKVEIPGVEGLILKYRLPDGKVVFYVFTNITAETTTVDQNHPLAGRDLEATITLVDIVKRA from the coding sequence ATGGAACGGGGGTGGAATAAGACGCAGGGCACGCACCGGGAGGCCGCCCTGCCCTTCGCGTGCATCGCGCTCGCGCTCGTGCTCATGCTCGCGGTCGCCGCGTCAGGCTGCACTGCGGCCGAGAAGACGCCCGCCCGCGGAGCCGCGCCCGGCGACACCGTGAGGGTCACGTACCGGATGGCATTTCCCGGCAGCGCGCCGTTCGAGAGCAACGAGAACGCGACACCCCTGGAGTTCGTCCTCGGTTCCGGCGTGATGATCGAGGGGTTCGACAGGGCGATCGTGGGGATGCACCCGGGAGAGACAAGGACGGTCCTCATCCCGGCCGAGCTCGGGTACGGCCCGCGCGACGAGAAGAAGGTGGGTGTCGTGAGCACGCCGCTCCTCACGAGGAAACTCGACGAGCTGGAACAGAACGGGACGTTCACGAAGGTGGAAATCCCCGGTGTCGAGGGCCTCATCCTCAAGTACAGGCTCCCGGACGGCAAGGTCGTGTTCTACGTCTTCACGAATATCACGGCGGAGACGACGACGGTCGACCAGAACCACCCCCTCGCGGGCCGGGACCTCGAGGCGACGATCACGCTGGTCGACATCGTGAAAAGGGCGTGA
- the nifB gene encoding nitrogenase cofactor biosynthesis protein NifB — protein MAEDEYRVASVGGKEVQWDPAQLRKVREHPCFSEKACHAFGRCHLPVAPKCNIQCNYCIRDFDCVNESRPGVTTKVLSPREAVDLVRRAIEKFPYIKVVGIAGPGEPLANEETFETLRLLHEEFPNVIKCISTNGLLLPEKIDLLQKYDVGNITVTLNAIDPDIGAKIYQFVDYKGKRYEGREAAEILIKNQLEGIRKAVERKMIVKVNTVYIPGINEDHIPEIARKVGEMGVYTFNIIPLISQYKFSHIAPPTPEMKRKMQDECAKYVRQMRHCQRCRADAIGRLGKDVQSCLYSD, from the coding sequence ATGGCAGAAGACGAGTACAGGGTCGCCAGTGTCGGCGGGAAGGAGGTCCAGTGGGATCCCGCGCAGCTCCGCAAGGTCCGGGAACACCCGTGCTTCTCTGAAAAGGCATGCCACGCGTTCGGGAGGTGCCACCTCCCGGTCGCCCCCAAGTGCAATATCCAGTGCAACTACTGCATAAGGGACTTTGACTGTGTCAACGAGAGCAGGCCCGGCGTGACGACGAAGGTCCTCTCCCCCCGCGAGGCGGTCGACCTCGTCAGGAGGGCGATCGAGAAGTTCCCCTACATAAAGGTTGTCGGGATCGCGGGGCCCGGTGAACCCCTCGCGAACGAGGAGACGTTCGAGACGCTCCGGCTCCTGCACGAGGAATTCCCCAACGTCATCAAGTGCATCAGCACGAACGGCCTCCTCCTCCCGGAGAAGATCGATCTCCTCCAGAAGTACGACGTCGGGAACATCACGGTCACGCTCAACGCGATCGATCCCGACATCGGCGCGAAGATCTACCAGTTCGTGGATTACAAGGGGAAGAGGTACGAGGGGCGCGAGGCCGCAGAGATCCTGATCAAGAACCAGCTCGAGGGCATCAGGAAGGCGGTCGAGCGGAAAATGATCGTGAAGGTGAACACCGTGTACATCCCGGGGATAAACGAGGACCACATCCCGGAGATCGCGCGCAAGGTCGGGGAGATGGGCGTCTACACCTTCAACATCATCCCCCTAATCTCCCAGTACAAGTTCTCGCACATCGCCCCGCCCACGCCCGAGATGAAGAGGAAGATGCAGGACGAGTGCGCGAAGTACGTCCGCCAGATGAGGCACTGCCAGCGGTGCAGGGCAGACGCGATAGGGCGGCTCGGAAAGGACGTCCAGTCCTGCCTGTACTCCGACTGA
- a CDS encoding DNA glycosylase encodes MPSLALDPGQPFDLDLTLSCGQVFSWEKFGDTWRGVVGGNAVRVAQRGDRLVYSGVPRRFVRDYFALDVDLPSILSEIDIDPVIGRAISRCAGLRIVRQPPWECLASFICATYASIPGIRKRVSLLREYLGEPVPGGEPGLHAFPSVDAVARAGDDLIRRCRLGYRARYLAETARILSGRPGWAEEIASLPSPEARRELQKLPGVGKKVADCVLLFAFGRYDVFPVDVWVERIMRAYYPACRDFRKYEQVSRFGRAYFGEYAGYAQEYLYCMRHELAGRGEERGMGAPG; translated from the coding sequence ATGCCATCGCTCGCCCTCGATCCCGGCCAGCCCTTCGACCTCGATCTCACCCTCTCGTGCGGGCAGGTGTTCTCCTGGGAGAAGTTCGGGGACACGTGGAGAGGGGTCGTGGGGGGAAACGCTGTACGGGTCGCGCAGCGCGGCGACCGGCTCGTGTACTCCGGTGTTCCGCGCCGGTTCGTCCGGGATTACTTCGCGCTCGACGTCGACCTGCCCTCCATCCTCTCCGAGATCGACATCGATCCCGTCATCGGCCGCGCGATCTCCCGGTGTGCCGGGCTGCGCATCGTCCGGCAACCCCCGTGGGAATGCCTCGCGTCCTTCATATGCGCGACGTACGCGAGCATCCCGGGGATAAGGAAGAGGGTCTCCCTCCTCCGCGAGTACCTCGGCGAACCCGTCCCCGGCGGGGAACCCGGCCTCCACGCGTTCCCCTCCGTCGACGCGGTCGCCCGCGCGGGAGACGATCTCATCCGCCGGTGCAGGCTCGGGTACAGGGCTCGGTACCTCGCGGAGACGGCGCGCATCCTCTCGGGGCGGCCCGGGTGGGCAGAGGAGATCGCATCCCTCCCGTCGCCCGAGGCGAGGAGGGAACTCCAGAAACTCCCCGGCGTCGGGAAGAAGGTCGCTGACTGCGTGCTCCTCTTCGCATTCGGGAGGTACGACGTCTTCCCGGTCGACGTATGGGTGGAGAGGATCATGCGGGCGTACTACCCCGCGTGCAGGGACTTCCGGAAGTACGAGCAGGTGAGCAGGTTCGGGAGGGCGTACTTCGGGGAGTATGCCGGATACGCCCAGGAGTACCTCTACTGCATGCGGCACGAGCTCGCGGGGAGGGGGGAGGAACGGGGGATGGGCGCGCCCGGGTGA
- a CDS encoding adenosylhomocysteinase, with product MDTGRRKISWAKQYMTVLSSIAEEFRGERPLEGIRIGMALHVEAKTACLVETLAAGGARVSITGCNPLSTQDDVARALNDVPGVECHARRGVSAREYYEAIDRVLDSRPEIVIDDGMDLIHRLHTARRDVLPHVIGGCEETTTGVHRLRAMAREKKLAFPVIAVNDTPMKRHFDNVHGTGESAIAGIMLTTNVLVAGKAVVVAGYGFCGRGLSRKLHGLGARVIVTEVDARRALEAYMDGFSVMPMEEAAAVGEIFITATGNTSVITAPHFLRMRHGAILANAGHFNVEIDIGWLEENAERIVRGEGIDTYTVHGKDLHVLAEGRLVNLAVPKGMGHPIEVMDLSFSLQALCALHIARNGRSMEPGVHEVPGEIDEMVAARKLAALGLRIDTLTDAQKEYLSGWESGT from the coding sequence ATGGATACCGGGAGAAGGAAGATCTCGTGGGCGAAGCAGTACATGACCGTCCTCTCCTCCATCGCGGAGGAGTTCCGCGGGGAGAGACCCCTCGAGGGGATTCGCATCGGGATGGCTCTCCACGTCGAAGCAAAGACGGCATGCCTCGTGGAGACGCTCGCCGCGGGCGGGGCCCGCGTCTCGATCACGGGGTGCAACCCGCTCAGCACGCAGGACGACGTCGCGCGGGCCCTAAACGACGTCCCGGGCGTCGAGTGCCACGCCCGGAGGGGCGTTAGCGCGCGCGAGTACTACGAGGCCATCGACAGGGTGCTCGACTCGCGCCCGGAGATCGTCATCGACGACGGGATGGACCTCATCCACAGGCTCCACACGGCGAGGAGGGACGTCCTCCCCCACGTCATCGGCGGGTGCGAGGAGACGACGACGGGCGTCCACCGGCTCCGCGCGATGGCGAGGGAGAAGAAGCTCGCCTTCCCCGTGATCGCGGTGAACGATACCCCCATGAAGAGGCACTTTGACAATGTGCACGGGACGGGGGAGAGCGCGATCGCGGGCATCATGCTCACGACGAACGTGCTCGTCGCGGGCAAAGCGGTGGTCGTGGCAGGGTACGGGTTCTGCGGCAGGGGACTCTCGCGGAAACTGCACGGGCTCGGCGCGAGGGTCATCGTGACGGAGGTCGACGCGAGGAGGGCACTCGAGGCGTACATGGACGGGTTCTCGGTCATGCCGATGGAAGAAGCAGCCGCCGTGGGCGAGATATTCATCACCGCGACGGGGAACACGTCCGTGATCACGGCCCCCCACTTCCTGCGGATGCGGCACGGTGCAATCCTCGCGAACGCGGGCCACTTCAACGTGGAGATAGATATCGGGTGGCTCGAGGAGAACGCCGAGAGGATCGTCAGGGGCGAGGGGATAGATACCTACACGGTCCACGGCAAGGACCTCCACGTCCTCGCGGAAGGCAGGCTCGTCAACCTCGCGGTCCCGAAGGGGATGGGACACCCCATCGAGGTGATGGACCTGAGCTTCTCGCTGCAGGCACTCTGCGCCCTCCACATCGCCCGGAACGGGCGCTCCATGGAACCGGGGGTCCACGAGGTCCCCGGGGAGATCGACGAGATGGTCGCCGCGAGGAAGCTTGCCGCCCTCGGACTGCGCATCGACACCCTCACGGACGCCCAGAAGGAGTACCTCTCCGGCTGGGAGTCGGGCACGTGA